The Loxodonta africana isolate mLoxAfr1 chromosome 18, mLoxAfr1.hap2, whole genome shotgun sequence genome includes the window TGGAGCATTACattcatttacatttatttattcatatctGAATTAATATCTTATTTTGTGCTAAATGTTTAATTTCCTCTTCTTCTTGTCATCTTTTATGTTTAAGTGTAAAAAAACCAAATGAGCTTAATTTAGATATGTTCCATTTGAGGTGTATCCAAATAGAGTAGGTTAGTAGGTTACTGGGTATATGGGCTTAAAGCTTGAATGAAAGATGTTGACTAAAGAGAAAGAGGAAGTAGTGTGGTATAAATGGTAGCAAAAAACATGGCCTAAATGCCCAAAGTTTATGATACACATGTAAAAGCATCAGTGACTAAGCGTGTTAGCATATGGCAGAAGAAAGGGCTAAGGACAGAAGTCAAGGAAACATTCCACCTTCATGGGTAGCTGGAAGAGCAATCAGCCGAGACTGAGAAGCAGTTAGAGTAGAAGGAGAACCAGGAGATGGTGGTGTCATGGAAAGCCAAGAGAAAAATGTTTTTAGAAGGAAGGATGATGTAGGGTGTCAAATGCTACAGTGAAATCACATAAAATAAAGACTGAGAAATAACCACTATTAGATTTAGAAATTAAGGTTTTGCAGTAAAGTACTATAAGTAGAAATCAGATTTCAGTGAGTTGAAGAAGGAATATGAGGTAAGAAAATGGCAACAGTAATTATAGACTGATTGCGCTTAAGGAAGAAGtcgttgttattgtgtgctgttgagtcgattccatctccTAGTGACTCCGTATGactgagtggagctgccccatacggtttcctgggctgtaatctttatagtagtagatcaccaggtcttttctcccgaggagcagctggtgggttcagaccactgacctttaagttaacagctgagtgtttaaccattgttcCACAGGGCTCCTTTAAGGAGAAAGGGACGCTGACATTTATGGAGTGCCTACTCGATTTCAGGTGCTGTACTAGAGACTGTCTATGATGTTATCTCAGATACATGTAACAGATTTGGTTGTTACATCTAACATTTCTTTgagttaaaacatttttttctttcgttAAAATCATTTCCACTTTTGTGTACATATAAGATGTGAGTACTTTGTGGTTTAATAAGGAAAGGAAACCTCTTTCACTCCTTGTGGCAAAATTCTTGTTCTTTATCCcttttgacttgacggcactgggttttatccCTTAGACATATGAGAGGGAACAATGGTACACGGATTTTGTCTACATTGTACCCTCCATCATCTAAGCCCAAACAAAAGGCTGTAATGTTATACCACCTTCCTTCACTCCCAGGCTCGGTATGAAAGCCAGCGGATCCAGATGGAGTCAGAGCTGGCCGTGCAGCTGGAGCAGCGGGTGACAGAGCGGCTGGCACAGGCTCAGGAGAGCAGCCTCCGGCAAGCAGCCTCCCTGAGGGAACATCACAGGTACTTGGGACTCATTGGCTGCGGCTCCTCCCCAGCTTCAGCGGGTAATGTAAGGCCTGCCCATGTCCCCTTGCATCCCTTTGCCATTGTCAAGTACTCGAACTCCCATTTTACTCTCTCTCGCATAAGCCATCACTTAAGTCTCTCTGTGGGAGGGCTGCCTTCAGGCGGGCAGGAATATAAATTTTCCTTGTTGGGGACAATGCTGAGGTGTGTCCTACACTATCTCTAGAGCTCCCCTGTGGGATTGAGCCCTTTCCCTTTCTGCTCTTTTCCTCATTCCTACTCCCCTACCAgtttttttctgaaaatgcttCTTAAAAAATTGCTTTCCATAAATCATCATCTTGGTCTCTGTTTCTCATCCCAAGACACCAGCTTTGTCCTTACCTCTTCCCTGAACCCACGTGTGCCATGGCCTGACTGGCTGACTGACTGTCTGGCTTGCTCTCACATGTGTACATTGTCTTTTTCTTGCTTGATTACTTCTGTCTCCAGACTCAGTACTCTTTTCTTCCCTCCTAGGAAGCAGCTGCAGGAGCTAAGTGAACAGCACCAGCAGGAACTGTCCACTCAGTTGACTcagtacaaggtggagatggcaGAACGGGAGGAACGGCAGCAGCAGGTGGCTCAGGACTATGAGCTCAGGTCCTGGTCCCTGGAGTCTCCCTTTTAGGCCTCAGCCCCTTTCCGTGGGTAGAGCCAAAGCAGAGAGTGGTGAAGAGCTGTGCCCTTGGCAGACTGTCCTCTGCTCAGTTGTTCCCAGCTCCTTTCATAATTTCAGATGTCTGACCTTCTACTCTGGCTCCTCTTATTTCCCAAGTCCTTGCTTCCATAAAGCCCCAAGTCACTTCTCCCCTCTTTTCTTCAGACTGGCCCGAGAGCAAGCACGAGTGCGGGACCTGCAGAGTGGGAACCAACAGCTGGAGGAACAGCGGGTGGAGCTGATAGAACGACTCCAAGCCATGCTACAGGCGCACTGGGATGAGGCCAACCAACTGCTTAACGCCACTCACCCACCTCCAAACGCCCCGGTAGGCCTTGCCCCTTGAGCTAAGTGTCCCAGAGTTGTTGTATTGCAGATTCTTTCCTTGGTAGTGCGACTCCCTCTTAAGGAGGGCACTGTTATTGGCGTCTTGCGTGTCTTCGTAGCCTTCTATGGATTGTTGGGTAACCTTTCATTTAACCAAGTACTTATTGTGGACAATTTAAGTTGTTGCCTATGTTTTGCTTGTATAAACAGTGCTGCCGTAAATATTATTAATATATGTCTTTGTGCAAGTATATGTATAAAACTTCTGGAAATGGAATTGTAAGGTAAAAGATatgcattaatttttttattgtggtaaatataacAAAACTGTCATTTTAAGTGCACATTTCCGTggtattaattatattcacagtgttgtgcagccatcaccactatttatttccaaaattttcattaccccaaacagGAGCTCAgagcccattaagcaataactccctgttccctcctccctcagaccctggtaaccactaatctactttctgtctatgtaattgtctattctagatatttcatattagtaggctcatacaatatttgtccttttatttgtctggcttatttcatttcGTACATTTTCAgttttcatccatgttataaacGTGTATCAGagcttaatttctctttatggctgaattgTATTGTacctatataccacattttggttatccattcatctgttgatggatgccTGGGTTGTCTCCACCTttaggctattgtgaataatgctgcaatgaacattgggtgtacaagtatctttttgagtctctgctttcggttctgttgtgtatatacctaggagtggaattgctgggtcatagagtaattctaattttttgagaaacagccaaattgttttctacagcagctgcaccattttacatttccatcaacagtacatgagggttccagtttctccacatacttgccaacacttgttattttctgtttgtttttttttaataatagtcaatctaatgggtgtgaagtgatatatcgtgtgtgtcttttttttttttgtaaaaaatatacacaacaaaacattgaccatttcaactttttttttatgttcattgtggttttgatttatattttcctAACTACTAATACATTTCAAGTAAGGTTGTTATTAAGGgaccctggtgactcagtggttaagtgctctgctgctaactgaaaggttggtgattctaacataccagctgctccgtgggaaaaagatgtggggcagtctgcttccataaagattacagccttggaaaccctatggggcagttctactctgtcctatagggtcactgtgagttggagttgactcgacggcaacaggtttggtttttttggaacaactaatgttgaacatctttttaagTACTTAttagtcatttttattttctttggagaaatgtctattcaagttctatGCCTGATTTtgaattgggttgtttgcctttttgttgttgagttgtaggatttctttatatattctggatgttAGACCcatatcagatacatgatttataaatattttctcccattctgaaggttgtcttttcactttattgATAATGTCATTTGAtgtataaaagtttttaattttgatgaggtccaatttttctattttttcttttgttaggctGTGAGTGTCACATCTAAGAACCCATTGCCAAGTACTGAAGATTTacccctgtattttcttctaagaatttcatgGTTTTAGTGTTTATATTTAGATCATTGGTCCATTTTGagataattttcatatatggtatgaggtaaggGCCCTACTTCATTCTTCCACacgtggaaatccagttgtcctagCACCATTGATTGaggagactattctttccccattgagtaGACTTGGCAACCTTGTCATCAATCACTTGACCATGGATGTGTGGATTtacttctggactctcagttctattccattagtTTATATGTCTGTCCTTATACAAGCACCtcactgttttaattactgtagcttctTAGTACATTTTGAAATCGGAAAGTGTGAGTCCaccaattttgttctttttcaagattgttctgGCTATTTGCAGCCAAAACAATGTGAATTTGAGATCAGGttctccatttctgcaaaaaagactATTAGAATTTTGATagagattgtgttgaatctgtagttTGCTTAGGGAGTAGTATTGACATTtaaacaatattaaatcttccagttcatgaacatgggatgtctttccatttattcagcagtcttttaatttctttcagcattaTCTTAGAACTTTCAGGGTACAAGTCTTTCagctccttggttaaatttattcctaagtgatTTATGCTTTTAGATGCTatcgtaaatggaattgttttcttaatttccttttcagattgttcattactggtgtatagaaacacaactgatttttatgtgttaatattgtaccctgcaactttgttgaattcatttattagctctaatgtttgtttgtgtgtgcatatatattttaGGATTTTCTCTCTATAcagtcatgtcatctgtgaacagAAACAAGCTTACTTCCTTCTTTTCAGTTTGGaagccttttgttttcttgcctaaattgctctggctagagcTTCCAGTGCAAAAGTTGAATAGCAGTGATGAAAGCAGGCATCctggtcttgttcctgatcttaggggcaAAGCTTTCAGTCTTTAACCATTTAGTATGATGTTAACTATGcgtttttcatatatgccctttatcgtgttgaagaatttcccttctatttctagtttgttgagtgtttttatcaggagagggtgttggattttgtcaaatgtcttttctccaTCAATTAAGATGATAGTgtgattttttcctttattctattaatgtggttattacattgattgattttgttATGTTGAACTACCCTTGCATTCTTGGGATAAATTCTGCTcaggtataatttttttaatatgctgttggatttggcttgctagtattttgtcgaggatttttgcatctatatttagtctagttttcttttctcatggtatctttatctggctttggtgtcagggccTACTGACTTTGATCCTTCTTTCTGCCTCTTCCTTCTGCACAGGTCCCTACCACTGGTCCCTCCAGCCCTGGGCCTCAGGAACCAGAGAAGGGGGAGAGGAGGATCTGGACTATGCCTCCTGTGGCTGTGGCCCTGAAGCCTGTATTGCAGCAGAGCCGGGAAACAAGGGATGAGCTACCTAGGGTGCCTCCTATTCTCTGCAGCCCCTCCCCAGATCTTAGCCTCCTGCTGGGTCCCAGTTTCCAAAGTCAGCATTCCTTCCAGCCCCTGGAACCAAAGCCAGATCTTACTCCATCCACAGGTAACTGGGAACAGAAGTCATTGGAGTTCTCCTTACATCCACTAATTGGTTCCTTTCTGTCTGGGACTTGATCATTTGATTTCCCAGATGTCTTAGTGATCATAGATTGCAAGGAGCAGATACCCACTAAAGTTAGTTCAAATAAAGGGAAGAAGATCTCATGGAAATGTGACGCAGCTGGACTTAATGAGAACTAGAGTTGGTAACAGAGGGACTCTCTCTTTGGGCCTGCATGGTCTTTTGACTGCTTCTACCTGCATATTGCACCTTTCTCTTGGTAGACAAGCATTCTCTGCTCACTCAAGTTTTTCGCTCCCTTGCTCCACATGGCTTTGACCATCCATGCCACTGACTCCATCCAAGACGCTGAAACCTTATTGAGACATTGGTGTCTGTGTTTCTTAGATCCAATTTGAAGAAAGGCAGTCAGATGGGTTGGTAACCATCCACTGGATTGGCTGACTTTGGGTGTGGTATCCTCCCCTGGTTTAGTCAGCTCTGGCATGGGTGGGCGAGGGGTGTTCTCTGTGGCACAAATGTGACTATCTAGGTTGGATCAAGAATGAGAGGTAAATTATATCACAATTTAAAATTCTTAATTATGTAGTAATAATTAAAAGAAAGAGTGAACGTGTGTTCTAATGAAGGGGCCAAAACATATCTATTAATCCTAAAATATTCTGAATATTGGTTTCTTCTTTAAGGAGTTTATGGTGTATTTATTATTTAGAGTCTGCTTACTACAGCTTTCTCCTTCTGTCTGTACTTCTGTCTTAGAATTTAGCTGTGACACCTCCAAGTGTCCTTCAACTCTTCCTCCCCCAgctcttttaaaatttctttttcttctcctatcTGTGACATCCCTTTTATATTTAATGGGCCCATTTTTTCTGGGCATCTGTTGAGTTAGTTGGCAGAGAAACCTCCTTCTCCACAACACACATGTGCATGTGTACGTGCATACGCGTgcgcgcatgcacacacacacacacacctacacccCTATCTCACCTTATAGCTGGGGCCCTTTCCTCTGCAGCTGGGGCCTTCGATCATGATCACAGGGCAGAACGGCCATTCCCTGAAGAAGAGCCTGGAACCGATGGGGATGGCTTCCTAAAGCAAGGACTGCCACCCCCTTCTCAGCTGGATGGCCTCAAGCATTTTTTGCACCAGGTAAGGGAGGGTCCACCcagatcatctttttttttcccccttcctcaTTTCTTTCTACTCTGGGAATCTAGGACTCTGCCTTCACTCTCTTTTCTAGTACTAATACTTTGTTCCACCTTCTTACTGTCCCAGTCTTTCTTATTCTAGAATTCCCTTCTAGAACATAGGCAACCAACCCTAGCTCTTACTTCACCAGCCTCTACTTCCCTTAGATTCCTAGGTCTCTTTCTTTACCAGTCCTCTAGGGAACCTTACTATCTTATCTCCCCAGCTGCTGGAGACAGTACCTCAGAACAGTGAGAACCCCTCTGTTGACTTGTTGCCCCCTAAGTCTGGTAAGTTCCAACTCTGAAGAAGGTTGGGGTTGGGGCCTGGAAAAGATGAGAACTGGTTATCTAGATGAATTTTCAGTAGGCAGTAGGGCTTCCTTGGCCCTTTTCCCCCAGTGCCTTATTCTTGAATCTGTTTCCTTTTGCTAGGTTCTCTGTCTGTCCCATCTTGGGAGGAAGCCCCTCAGATGCCACGCCTTCCACCCCCTGTCCATAAAACTAAAGTTCCCTTGGCCATGGCGTCTAGTCTTTTCCGGGTTTCTGAGCTTCCTTCAACCCATTCACAAGGCAGTGGTCCCAGCGGTGGCTCTCCAGAGAGAGGTAAGCAGCTCGTGGTTTACTGGGTGTGGCACGAGTATCTGGAACCTCGGGCTCTTCCAGACTCCTAGGGAGACGGGATGAGGGCTGGGGAGAGCAGCTGTAGGGTAATGCCCATTATTTATATGCCTCTCAGGTGGAGATGGGCTGCCGTCCCCAAGGCAGCTGATGGAGATATCTCAACTGTTGCGACTATACCAAGCTCGGGGGTGGGGGACACTGCCTGCTGAGGGTCTGCTGCACTACCTGAAGAGGCTGGAACACAGCGGGTACATGCccgggagggaggaggaagggttAGGAGAATGGAATCTGGATTATGGGGAGGGAAATGGATCGGGCAGGGAAGAGTGGAGTGTGGTGTACTATTCACTGGGTCgatccttttctctgtttatagaTAGGAAAATGAGTGAGACACATATCAACAAGTTTCCTTCTCTTCTACATCTCTCATTGCTTGCCACCTTTTGTCTCTTcctttttactgctttttttttttttaattgaggtacaattcacataacataaaattcagcattttaaagcgaacagttcagtggcatttagtacactCACAATGTTGTATAACTGCCACCTCCATCTAGTTCCCacacattttcatcaccccagaataAAACCTCATTAAGAGTTATTCCCCACTCCCCTCTCCCCCAGCCAATGGTAGCCACTTTCCTGCTTTCTGTTTCTGTGgatatttcctataaatggaatcatacaatatttcttttatgtctgacttctttcacttagcatagtgttttcaaggttcatctatgttatagcatgtatctaaacttcatttcctttttttaaaaattttatttatttgttgtaggtgttg containing:
- the CNTROB gene encoding centrobin isoform X4, producing the protein MVPGISLRWKMSGVNSRACSKPHVIRPIHCERHIQNLQTRVLELQQQLAVAIAADRKKDIMIEQLDKTLARVVEGWNRHEAERTEVLRGLQEERQAAELTRSKQQETVTRLEQSLSEAMEALTREQEGARLQQRERETLEEERQALTLSLELEQQRCRSLQEERDEARAGQLTDHRQLEMLQAALEVERQTRAQQELQLKERYQALQEEGQAQLEREKGNTQREAQVAREAQQQLALVQSEMRRLEGELDTARRERDALQLEMSLVQARYESQRIQMESELAVQLEQRVTERLAQAQESSLRQAASLREHHRKQLQELSEQHQQELSTQLTQYKVEMAEREERQQQVAQDYELRLAREQARVRDLQSGNQQLEEQRVELIERLQAMLQAHWDEANQLLNATHPPPNAPVPTTGPSSPGPQEPEKGERRIWTMPPVAVALKPVLQQSRETRDELPRVPPILCSPSPDLSLLLGPSFQSQHSFQPLEPKPDLTPSTAGAFDHDHRAERPFPEEEPGTDGDGFLKQGLPPPSQLDGLKHFLHQLLETVPQNSENPSVDLLPPKSGSLSVPSWEEAPQMPRLPPPVHKTKVPLAMASSLFRVSELPSTHSQGSGPSGGSPERGGDGLPSPRQLMEISQLLRLYQARGWGTLPAEGLLHYLKRLEHSGADGQVDNVPRRNTDSRLGEIPRKEIPSQAVPRRLPTVPKTEKPPGRKKSGHPAPTSVRSRGGIWR